The Hemibagrus wyckioides isolate EC202008001 linkage group LG15, SWU_Hwy_1.0, whole genome shotgun sequence genome window below encodes:
- the npbwr2b gene encoding neuropeptides B/W receptor type 2b — translation MENISNPVKTNSQCNFSMYFYYYSSPNRSDLNCTPPADYFFYADLYVVLPVIYSVICAVGLTGNTAVIYVILKAPKMKTVTNMFILNLAIADDLFTLVLPINIAEHLLHYWPFGEVLCKIILSIDHYNIFSSIYFLTVMSIDRYLVVLATVRSKRMPYRTYRAAKIVSLCVWLLVILIVMPFTVFGGVYISPDDTERKSCVLSFPSPEGLWFKASRIYTLLLGFAIPVSTICILYTMMLYKLRNMRLNTNAKALDKAKKKVTIMVFIVLAVCLFCWTPFHLSTIVALTTDLGTTPVVIGISYFITSLSYANSCLNPFLYAFLDDSFRKAFKKMLECRAG, via the coding sequence ATGGAGAATATTTCCAACCCCGTTAAGACCAACTCGCAATGCAACTTCAGCATGTACTTTTATTACTACAGTTCTCCCAACCGGTCTGATTTAAACTGTACGCCACCGGCGGACTACTTCTTTTACGCTGATCTGTACGTAGTTCTCCCGGTTATTTACTCCGTGATATGTGCAGTGGGATTAACCGGCAATACAGCAGTTATCTATGTCATACTGAAGGCTCCTAAGATGAAGACAGTCACTAACATGTTTATCCTAAACTTGGCCATTGCTGATGATCTCTTCACATTAGTTTTGCCCATTAACATTGCTGAGCATCTCTTGCACTACTGGCCTTTTGGTGAAGTGCTCTGCAAAATCATTTTGAGCATTGACCACTACAATATTTTCTCCAGTATATATTTTCTAACGGTTATGAGCATTGACCGATACCTGGTCGTTCTGGCCACGGTGCGCTCAAAGCGCATGCCGTATCGCACATACCGGGCAGCCAAAATAGTCAGCCTGTGCGTTTGGTTGCTGGTCATTCTAATCGTAATGCCCTTTACAGTGTTTGGAGGAGTTTACATCAGTCCGGACGACACCGAGCGAAAAAGTTGTGTTCTAAGTTTTCCCAGCCCAGAAGGTTTATGGTTTAAAGCAAGTCGGATTTATACACTCTTACTGGGCTTTGCCATTCCCGTCTCCACGATCTGCATACTCTACACTATGATGCTGTACAAACTGCGCAACATGAGACTCAACACTAACGCCAAGGCCCTGGATAAAGCCAAAAAGAAAGTGACCATCATGGTGTTCATCGTACTGGCcgtgtgtttgttctgttggACTCCATTCCATCTCAGCACCATCGTAGCTCTGACCACGGATCTGGGCACCACACCAGTTGTCATCGGTATTTCCTATTTTATCACCAGTTTGAGTTATGCGAACTCCTGCCTAAACCCATTCCTCTACGCTTTCCTGGATGACAGCTTCAGGAAAGCGTTCAAGAAGATGCTAGAATGTAGGGCTGGTTGA